From the genome of Toxoplasma gondii ME49 chromosome XII, whole genome shotgun sequence:
TCTGATCTTTATTTGCTGCTGCTGAGGAACAACCGGAGCCTTTCTCTGGAATGTCGCTTCGCATTGGCTTAAAACCCAACATCGCGTAATTATCGATCCTCTTAACAGACCTCCTCTTTGCGCCCCGGTGGGCTTAGGGAAGGTACTGAAAGCATGCATATTTACGCATACGAAAAAAGTACGGACATGTACGCCGTCTAGAGTCAGCTGCCCCATCTGGGTGGGAATTTGCCCATACAGAAGGCATTGACACTCAGAAAGAAAGCTTGGCTTACGTGATAATCCGAAGCATCGTTCATGCACCTTCTCTTCGACAGTTCCAGAGCGCTGAGCGTGAAAAAAGGCATTTCTGACGCTAACCGAAAATCTCAAggtctgctgcctctccgcAACACGAGCTGTTAGTACAGTGCGCCTGTCGGAGGCAAACAAGAACGACTGATTATCCATGGAAATTTTACCTACATATTCTCAAAAGGCCAGAAAGAACTGTGGTTTCACATGGCTATCAAGCGTCATCGGCCCAGGAGTGTCCTGGAGTAACTTGCCGTGCCCAGAGTGTAGAATCTCAGCAGAAGTACCAGGGAACACCACAACGAACTGGAACCATCTTCGCTTGCTCGAGAGTGTAGGCGTTCCCCTTTTGTTGGCGCGTTTTCTTAGGTCAACACGTCTGGATCCATTTTTTCACATAGCGTGCTATGCCACTCTTGCATCATGCTTCTGACTCACAAGAACAGGCTTTGCCCGTATGGCCGGTCTCCTACCCTCATATTATTCGATCGCATCATTTTTAGGCTCGTATCAAATCACTGTGTTCATCATGGACGCTGGGGTCACCCCCGAGTATTTGCATGATCCTACGCCTCCGGAAACGTCTCAGCCTGCCACCGAACATTGTCCACCAACA
Proteins encoded in this window:
- a CDS encoding hypothetical protein (encoded by transcript TGME49_300080), with translation MDNQSFLFASDRRTVLTARVAERQQTLRFSVSVRNAFFHAQRSGTVEEKVHERCFGLSRKPSFLSECQCLLYGQIPTQMGQLTLDGVHVRTFFVCVNMHAFSTFPKPTGAQRGGLLRGSIITRCWVLSQCEATFQRKAPVVPQQQQIKIRR